In Acidobacteriota bacterium, the sequence CCGCCATGCGCTGCGGTTCGGCGTCCTCTTCGAATGGGGCCGGCACGAGACCGCCGTGGCGCAGAACGCCCTCGGCACGTTCACCTTCGCGAGCCTCGACGACTACGCGGCAGGACGGCCCGTCAACTTCACGCAGCGAGTCGGCGACCCGCGCGTCGGCTACTCGACCGGCGAGTTCGCGTGGTACGTCCAGGACGACATCCGCCTGCGACAGGACCTGACGGTGTCTCTGGGGCTGCGACACGAGTGGCAGCAGCACGTGGACCGGGCGTGGAACCTTGCACCGCGTGCCGGGTTCGCGTGGTCGCCGTTCAAGGACGGGAAGACCACGTTTCGAGGGGGGGCCGGCCTGTTCTTCGACTGGCTCGATGCGACGACCTACGAACAGACGTTGCAGGTCGACGGCCTGCGCATGCAGGACGTCGTCGTGCAGCAGCCGGGGTATCCGGATCCGTTCGGCGGCGGGCAGAGCCTCATCCTGCCGCCGTCACGGCTGCAGCTCGGCGACGAGATCGTGCTGCCGTCGGTGCGGCAGGCGTCGTTCGGCATCGAGCGGCTGCTCACCGGACGGGCGCGAGTGAACGCGACGTACACGTGGCGCCGGGGCACCAGCCTGCTCCGTGGCCGGAACGTGAACGCGCCGGGCCCTGACGGCGCGCGGCCCGATACGAGGTTCGGCAACGTCATCGAGACGTCGGCGACGGGACGATCGCAGGAGCACGCGCTCCAGGTCGGGACCAACCTGGGGCTCGACTGGCACCGCCTCTTCCTGGGCTCGTTCTACGGGCTGGCGCGCGCACGTGACGATGGCGACGGCGCGTTCTCGCTGCCCGCCGACAGCGTGCGGCCCGACGAGTGGGGCCCGTCGCGGGCCGACGTGCGCCATCGACTCGGCGCCTTCTTCAACATGGAGCTCGTCAAGGGGCTTCGGTTGGGCGCGAACCTGCGGGCGGAATCGGGACGACCCTACAACATCACGACGGGGCGCGACGACAACGGCGACGATGCGTTCACGGATCGACCGGGCGGCATCGGCCGCAACGCCGGCCGCGGCGACGGGATGGTCGACCTCGGTCTTCGGCTGTCATGGCGGTTCGGCGTGGGCGAGCGGGCGGAGCCGGGCCCGTCGGGCGGCGGCGGACCGCAGGTCGTGCGAATTGGTCCGGATGGCGATGCGCTCGGCTCGATGCCGATGATGGGCGGGGCCGACAAGCGGGTGAACGCCGAGCTGTACGTGCAGGCCTCGAACGTGCTCAATCGCACGAATCTCACCGGGTACAGCGGCGTCGCGACGTCGCCGTTCTTCGGCGTCGCGACATCGGCCCAGCCACCGCGACGGATCGAGATCGGCACGCGGGTGACGTTCTGAGGCCGCGTGCGACGAGCCGGCCGCCTGCGGGCTGCCGCGATTTCACAGTCCGGCGGCAGCCGCGGCACGCTGTGCGTCGGCGACGCCGATGATGATCGCGGCCATCTGGCCACCCTCGACGGCCGCGCCGTACGCGTAGTCGACGTTGATGCCGGCCTCGGAGACGAGCCGCGCGACGCGGGCCAGCGCCCCGGGGGCGTTTGGCGCGACGACGTAGAGCACGTCGCGCTCGTCGACGTGCTGGTCGGCTTCGCGAAGCGCGCCAGCCGCGTGGAGCGGATTGTCCACGATCAACCGGAGGCGGCCGCTGCTCTCGAGATGCAGGGCGAGCAGGTTGATGCGTGCCTCGCCAAGGATCTCGGCCACGCGGCCGAGCGCGCCCGGGCTGTTGGGGAGTCGGAGGGACAGTTCCGTCCGGATGGCCATCCCTGCACTGTACACCAAGGGACACTCGAGGCGAGGAGTGCCAAGTCCAACCTCGATTGCTCTGATGGCACCGCGATTCGCCGCCAGCCAGATGCTCCGAGGGGCACGCCCGGCAGAGGACGGCCGCCGTGGCGGCGGCCAGGGTGTGCCGTGCCGGGTGAGGGTGACAGGAGACCGGCGGACCGCCCTGCGAAGTGCGAATCGAGACCGGCGGGTGGCCGACACCGCCAACGCGGCATCGGCCACCCGGATGAGTACCCCTGTCACCCTCGCCCGGCACGGGCACCGCGGCCGGGTGGGGGCTCCGCCGGGGCCAGCGCCCCGGCGGGCGTCAGCGAGAAGCGAGGCTCACGACAGGACGCGAACGACGACGCGGCGGTTCTGCGCGCGGCCGTCGCGCGTGTTGTTCGGGGCGACCGGCTTCCGCGGCCCGTAGCTGATCGTGTTCATCTTGTGCAGCGGAATGTTGTGCTTCTCGTAGAGGTACTGCTTCACCGATTCCGCGCGCTTCAGTCCCAGCTGTTCGTTCATCGAGGCCGATCCCGTCGAATCGGTGTGCCCCTCGATTTCGATCCAGACGTTGCGAGGATCGGCGGTGAGGGCCTCGACGACCCGGTCGAGTTCGGTCTGGGCCTCGGGCGAGAGCCTGGCCTGGCCGAGCGCGAACCGGCTCTTGTCGTCGGTGAGCACGACCTCGAAAATCAGTTTGCGACTGGCCCGGTCGAGCTCCTCAGCCTTGGCCGCGGCCGCATCGGCCGCAGAGCGGGCGTCAGCCGCCCGCTGGCCCGCCGCTTCGGCTCTCTGGCCTGCCGCGTCGGCCTTCTGATCGACCTCGCCAATCCGCTGCTCGTTGCGGCGCGTGCGCTCCTGCGTCTCTTCGACGGTCCCGGAGAGCGTGGTCACCTTGTCGTTGACCTCGCCGACCTGCGTGTTGACGTACTTCTTCGACGCGCACGCGGCGGAACCAGCGCCGAGCACGACCACCGACATGACCAACACCAACTTGCGCATGGAGTGACTCCCTCCTGATGGAAAACCGACGCTGGATCAACCGAGCGTTCGCAGAGGCGTCCAGTAGTACGCGCTCCGCGCGCGGATACTGAGATCGGCCCGGCGCAACCGCACGTCGAGCGTGCGCCACCCTGGCGCGCCGCTCGATTCGAAGGCCAGCAGGTACTGGTGCCGCAGTTCGGCCACCATGGTCCGCGCGGCGACGCTGGCCTGACCCGCGGTGCTGACGATGAACAGGTTGCCTCCCGACCACCAGGCCAGGTGCCCGAGCGGGCCCGCGGCGTTCACCGCTTCGGGACCGCCGAGCGCCATCCGTCGATGAGGCTGGTCGAGCGACGAGACGAGCGTGACGACGTAGACCGGCACGTCGCTTCGCGAGGCGATCGCCGAGACGTCTTCCGGCGTCAGGCGGCTCGCGTTGTCGAGCCCGTCGGTGAGCACCACCACCGCGCGGCGTCGCGCGTCACGCGACGCGACCCGTTCGGCAGTTTCACCGACCGCGTCGTAGAGCGACGTGACGCCAAAGGCCTCGATGCCCGCCATCGCGCCTCGAAGCGCCGCCACGTCCGAGGTGAACCCGTGCTCCTCGTACAGCTTCGCGTCGAACGTGAAGAGCGCCGCCTCGTCGCGGCTGGGATCGAGCCAGGCGAGGAGGTGATCGAGCATGCCGCGTGCGGCGTCGTTGGCACGTGACATCCGCATGCTTCCACTGACGTCGAGCAGGAACGCGACGCTGATCGGGCCGTCTTCGCCGGGAGCGAACTCGACAATGCGGCGACGGACGCCGTTGTCGTAGACCTCGAAGTCGCCGGCGTCGAGGTCGCGGACGACGTGGCCGCGTCGATCGCGGACGACCGCCGCCACCGACACGAGGTCCACGCCCGACCGAAACACCAGCGCGGGGTCGGCGGGCACCTGCCCGCCGAGCTGGTGCTGCTGCGCGAGCAGAATCAGGGCCGTCGTTCCAGCGGCGACGAGCGGCGAGGTCAGGCGCATGCCTTTCGAGTGATCAAGACTCCTGCCAGATCTGGTGAAGCGCCGTGTGGACAGCATGTTAGGTGGATTCTCGGCACCAGCGGACCTGACCGACAGGGTCCGAAACCGCGTCAGATCGAGTAAATCTTGCTCATCGGCGACCTCTGCCGTGTAAGAGACTCAGCGCCCTCGCCGACACGCCTGCCGTGCGGTAGAATCCGGCCATGACCACGACCTCTTCGTCGGCGGTTCCCGTCGCGCGCCGCGTCCACGGCTTCAGCTACGCCATCCGCAACATCGTGGCCGAAGCCAAGAAGGTGGAGGCCACGGGACGGACGGTGCGGTATCTCAACATCGGGGATCCGATCTCGTTCGGGTTCACGACTCCGCCCCACCTGGTCGAGGCCGTCGCCCGGGCCATGCGCAACGGGCTGAACGGGTACACGCCTTCGCCGGGCATCCTCGCCGCGCGTGAGGCCGTCGCGGCCGACTTCGCACGGCGGGGCGTCCCGACGGCCGCCGACAGGGTCCTCCTCACGTCGGGCACGTCGGAGGGTATCGAGCTCACGCTCGGCGCGCTCGTCGACGAGGGCGACGAGGTGCTCGTGCCCACGCCGACCTACCCGCTGTACAGCGCCGTGCTGGCGAAGATCGGCGCGACGACGGTCTACTACCAGACCGACCCCGACCAGGGCTGGCAGCCCGACCTCGACGATCTGGCGCGAAAGATGTCCTCGAAGACCCGTGCGCTCGTCGTCATCGACCCGAACAACCCGACCGGAGCGATCTACCCGGACGCAACCAGGCGCGCGCTCATCGAGTTGGCCGAGACGCACGGCGTTCCGATCCTGGCCGACGAGGTGTACGGCGATCTCGTCTACGACG encodes:
- a CDS encoding VWA domain-containing protein — its product is MRLTSPLVAAGTTALILLAQQHQLGGQVPADPALVFRSGVDLVSVAAVVRDRRGHVVRDLDAGDFEVYDNGVRRRIVEFAPGEDGPISVAFLLDVSGSMRMSRANDAARGMLDHLLAWLDPSRDEAALFTFDAKLYEEHGFTSDVAALRGAMAGIEAFGVTSLYDAVGETAERVASRDARRRAVVVLTDGLDNASRLTPEDVSAIASRSDVPVYVVTLVSSLDQPHRRMALGGPEAVNAAGPLGHLAWWSGGNLFIVSTAGQASVAARTMVAELRHQYLLAFESSGAPGWRTLDVRLRRADLSIRARSAYYWTPLRTLG
- a CDS encoding ACT domain-containing protein translates to MVYSAGMAIRTELSLRLPNSPGALGRVAEILGEARINLLALHLESSGRLRLIVDNPLHAAGALREADQHVDERDVLYVVAPNAPGALARVARLVSEAGINVDYAYGAAVEGGQMAAIIIGVADAQRAAAAAGL
- a CDS encoding aminotransferase class I/II-fold pyridoxal phosphate-dependent enzyme, encoding MTTTSSSAVPVARRVHGFSYAIRNIVAEAKKVEATGRTVRYLNIGDPISFGFTTPPHLVEAVARAMRNGLNGYTPSPGILAAREAVAADFARRGVPTAADRVLLTSGTSEGIELTLGALVDEGDEVLVPTPTYPLYSAVLAKIGATTVYYQTDPDQGWQPDLDDLARKMSSKTRALVVIDPNNPTGAIYPDATRRALIELAETHGVPILADEVYGDLVYDGPVPPLASLAPDAAIISFSSLSKAYLAPGWRAGWLAVGQTPRLDEALAAIKKLADGRLCSPGPMQHAITAALTGDRSHIDVLRRSLRARAEVTVSRLNAIAGMRCVAPRGAFYAMPQVSLPPGRTDEDFVLGLLRETGILCVYGSGFGTDPAGGFFRVVFLASPEELTAVYDEIAAFTPAFLGR
- a CDS encoding OmpA family protein; its protein translation is MRKLVLVMSVVVLGAGSAACASKKYVNTQVGEVNDKVTTLSGTVEETQERTRRNEQRIGEVDQKADAAGQRAEAAGQRAADARSAADAAAAKAEELDRASRKLIFEVVLTDDKSRFALGQARLSPEAQTELDRVVEALTADPRNVWIEIEGHTDSTGSASMNEQLGLKRAESVKQYLYEKHNIPLHKMNTISYGPRKPVAPNNTRDGRAQNRRVVVRVLS
- a CDS encoding TonB-dependent receptor translates to MVARRRALVPLVLLLALPWIAAAQPATRSGELRITVVDPSGAVILGAKVEAVDTAGTVVEAATNERGEAIFTGLAGGTWQASASAEGFDTVAIENVRVRSGTTRRRIALPIAAVYEDLTVGRDARTTATDPRGDAFSTVLTADDLDALPDDPEELEQALQQMAGPGAVLRVNGFRGGSLPPKSQIREIRFRRNMYAADSHESAFMSVDIFTKPGLGGWRGSAGFGFRDDSLNARHAFAPTRGPEQQRRFTFSLDGPLVREKTSLSIALDGLSSYDSKTIVAAGLAGAFNDVVRQPLDRVSVTTRLEHGFGRTHALRAEFQRGTIDATSLGVGDFDLPERAFSRTTTSQVLRLSDSGMVSKTLLNEVRVQVRWQQVETTPEVLAPTVRVLDAFTSGGAQIDGTRESRLVEIGDNLDYAVGRHALRFGVLFEWGRHETAVAQNALGTFTFASLDDYAAGRPVNFTQRVGDPRVGYSTGEFAWYVQDDIRLRQDLTVSLGLRHEWQQHVDRAWNLAPRAGFAWSPFKDGKTTFRGGAGLFFDWLDATTYEQTLQVDGLRMQDVVVQQPGYPDPFGGGQSLILPPSRLQLGDEIVLPSVRQASFGIERLLTGRARVNATYTWRRGTSLLRGRNVNAPGPDGARPDTRFGNVIETSATGRSQEHALQVGTNLGLDWHRLFLGSFYGLARARDDGDGAFSLPADSVRPDEWGPSRADVRHRLGAFFNMELVKGLRLGANLRAESGRPYNITTGRDDNGDDAFTDRPGGIGRNAGRGDGMVDLGLRLSWRFGVGERAEPGPSGGGGPQVVRIGPDGDALGSMPMMGGADKRVNAELYVQASNVLNRTNLTGYSGVATSPFFGVATSAQPPRRIEIGTRVTF